Genomic window (Bacteroidales bacterium):
CATGATGAAAATGCAGCATTATTGGGAGGGGTAAGCGGACATGCCGGCGTATTCGGCAATGCCAATGACCTCGCCAAACTGATGCAGATGTACCTGAATATGGGAATATATGGCGGTGAACGGTATATTGAAGAAAAAACCATGGAAACATTTACCTCAGCCCCGTTCCGCAGGCAGGGAAACCGCCGGGGGATCGGATTTGATAAGCCTGAGACAGATTCCAGGAAGCAGAATCCCGCTGCTGGAAACGCATCATTGGAAAGCTTTGGCCATAGCGGCTTTACCGGAACATATGCCTGGGCAGATCCTAAGACCGGACTATTGCTCGTTTTTTTATCCAACCGGATATGCCCTGAAACCACCAATACCAAATTGATTACCTCCGATTTACGAACAAGGGTTTTTGAATTACTGACCGACGCGATAGAAACAAAAGAATAACTGCGTATATTTACATCCGTTAAATATCCTGTTTTGAGCTTTTTATACCAGGCTTTCGGCCTTAACATACATGCACAGTTTGAATGTCCGGAATTAACACCCAATACCACGGATACCGTTGCGGACATATTTTTCCGCGAGGGCTTTGTTGCGGAACATCTGGAAAATGCATCCATCATTGGGGAATGGGTGGAAGTACTTCCACAACTGGTACTATTGCACATTGAC
Coding sequences:
- a CDS encoding serine hydrolase produces the protein HDENAALLGGVSGHAGVFGNANDLAKLMQMYLNMGIYGGERYIEEKTMETFTSAPFRRQGNRRGIGFDKPETDSRKQNPAAGNASLESFGHSGFTGTYAWADPKTGLLLVFLSNRICPETTNTKLITSDLRTRVFELLTDAIETKE